CTGCGGCCTTAGCGGGAACGACTTATCCAATCGACCGCGCTTACACGGCGCAATTGTTAGGCTTTACTGCTCCGACTGAAAACTCATTGGACTCGGTAAGCGACCGCGATTTTGCGATTGAGTTCTCCAGCTTCGCATCCATCCTGATGATGCACTTATCGCGCTTTAGCGAAGAGTTGGTGTTGTGGACCTCATCGCAATTCAGCTTTATCGATTTACCGGATCGCTTCTGCACCGGCTCATCCATCATGCCGCAAAAGAAAAACCCGGACGTTCCCGAATTAGTGCGCGGAAAAACCGGCCGTGTATATGGTCACCTCACTGCATTGCTGACCTTGATGAAGTCGCAACCACTGGCTTACAACAAAGACAATCAAGAAGACAAAGAACCAGTATTCGACGCAATCGACACCGTAAAAGATTGCTTGCGTGCATTCGCCGACATGGTGCCTGCCATTCTGCCGCGCAAAGAAAAAATGTACGAAGCAGCGAAACGCGGTTTCTCTACTGCAACGGATTTGGCTGACTACTTAGTGCGTCGTGGTGTTCCGTTTAGGGATGCGCATGAAATTGTCGGAAAGTCAGTAGGCTATGGCGTGCAGACTGGAAAAGATTTATCGGAAATGAGTTTGGCCGAGCTGCAACAATTTTCTACCGTTATCGAGCAAGATGTTTTTGCAGTTTTGACGCTTGAAGGTTCTGTAGCAGCGCGTAATCACATTGGCGGTACTGCTCCTAACCAAGTGAAAGCTGCGGTTGAACGCGCAAAATTGAGTTTGGCTGCGCGTGCTTAAGTTAATATGTTAAGAAAAAACCGCGCTGTGAAAATGGTGCGGTTTTTTTATGCCTGATTTTTAGTATATTTATAGCGAGACAAAACTTCATGTACGATCATTACGACGCTTTGATTTTTGATATGGATGGTACTCTGGTAGATAGTGGACAACTTCATGAATTTGGTTGGAGCGAAACGCTTAACAAATACGGAATACCCATTGATCGTCCACTGATGCGCTCATTGGCTGGTGTGCCTACCAAAGCAACAATAGAAATACTGCTACAAAAATTTAACCTTACACCAACAGCAACTCTTGATGAGATGAATGATTTCAAAGAGGCTTGGGTTCATGACAATATGCACAATTTTGTTAAGCCTACAGCGCTTATTGAAGTTGCCAAAAAATATCACGGCATTAAACCTATGGCGATTGGCACAGGCGCGTACACGCAAGAGGCAATAACCATTCTGGGCTTATGTGGACTTGATAAGTATATAGATGCAGTTGTCGG
This DNA window, taken from Cellvibrio zantedeschiae, encodes the following:
- the argH gene encoding argininosuccinate lyase, coding for MSQNDQPIKPWGGRFTEATDAFVERFTASVGFDYRLYHHDINGSIAHATMLAKVGVLTDAERDQIITGLEEIRAEIVAGKFNWSVSLEDVHMNIEAVLTQRIGITGKKLHTGRSRNDQVATDIRLYLRDEIDAIAKELTRLQQGLLSVAEREADTIMPGFTHLQTAQPVTFGHHLLAWFEMLQRDYSRLIDCRARMNYLPLGAAALAGTTYPIDRAYTAQLLGFTAPTENSLDSVSDRDFAIEFSSFASILMMHLSRFSEELVLWTSSQFSFIDLPDRFCTGSSIMPQKKNPDVPELVRGKTGRVYGHLTALLTLMKSQPLAYNKDNQEDKEPVFDAIDTVKDCLRAFADMVPAILPRKEKMYEAAKRGFSTATDLADYLVRRGVPFRDAHEIVGKSVGYGVQTGKDLSEMSLAELQQFSTVIEQDVFAVLTLEGSVAARNHIGGTAPNQVKAAVERAKLSLAARA
- a CDS encoding beta-phosphoglucomutase family hydrolase, producing the protein MYDHYDALIFDMDGTLVDSGQLHEFGWSETLNKYGIPIDRPLMRSLAGVPTKATIEILLQKFNLTPTATLDEMNDFKEAWVHDNMHNFVKPTALIEVAKKYHGIKPMAIGTGAYTQEAITILGLCGLDKYIDAVVGADQVKNPKPAPDTFLRCAELLGAAPEKCVVFEDSKLGLQAAASAGMAGIDVLLVHAIENDYFL